One region of Hoeflea sp. 108 genomic DNA includes:
- the nth gene encoding endonuclease III produces the protein MKNPKTKDGARTAPAGRSQVSKAKPKPRTTRRRSLYSADEVREIFRRFAVQRPEPKGELEHVNAFTLLVAVVLSAQATDAGVNKATRALFAIADTPEKMLALGEEKVGEHIRTIGLWRNKAKNVIALSEALIRDYGSEVPDDRDMLTKLPGVGRKTANVVLNMAFGHHTMAVDTHILRIGNRIGLAPGKTPDQVEQGLLKIIPDEFMRHAHHWLILHGRYVCKARKPDCWRCVIADICKSPEKSTDVPAPLVPLDDIDEIEVAEAEVAAQ, from the coding sequence ATGAAAAACCCCAAGACAAAAGATGGTGCGCGGACGGCACCTGCGGGTCGCAGCCAGGTTTCGAAGGCAAAGCCCAAGCCTCGTACGACCCGCCGGCGTTCACTCTATTCGGCCGATGAGGTGCGCGAGATCTTCCGCCGTTTCGCCGTCCAGCGGCCGGAGCCGAAGGGAGAGCTCGAACACGTCAATGCCTTTACCCTTCTTGTCGCGGTGGTGCTGTCGGCGCAGGCGACCGACGCCGGCGTCAACAAGGCGACGCGTGCGCTTTTCGCCATTGCCGACACGCCTGAGAAGATGCTGGCTCTCGGCGAGGAAAAGGTCGGCGAGCACATCCGCACCATCGGGCTCTGGCGCAACAAGGCCAAGAATGTGATCGCCTTGTCCGAGGCGCTGATCCGCGACTATGGCAGCGAGGTGCCCGACGATCGCGACATGTTGACCAAGCTGCCCGGCGTCGGCCGCAAGACGGCAAACGTGGTGCTCAACATGGCCTTCGGCCACCACACCATGGCCGTCGACACGCACATCCTGCGCATTGGCAACCGCATCGGGCTGGCGCCGGGCAAGACACCCGATCAGGTCGAGCAGGGGCTCTTGAAGATCATCCCCGACGAGTTCATGCGTCATGCCCATCATTGGCTGATCCTGCATGGGCGTTATGTCTGCAAGGCGCGTAAGCCAGATTGCTGGCGTTGCGTCATCGCCGACATCTGCAAGTCGCCGGAGAAATCGACCGATGTGCCGGCGCCGCTTGTACCGCTCGACGATATCGATGAGATCGAGGTGGCCGAAGCCGAAGTGGCGGCTCAGTAG
- a CDS encoding nucleoside hydrolase produces MPEPRKIIIDTDPGQDDAVAILLALGSPELEILGITAVAGNVPLKLTETNARKICELAGRPDIKVFSGAIRPLMRELVTAEEVHGKTGLNGPELPEPQMKLQEQHAVDYLVETLMREEAGTITLCPLGPLTNIALAMIREPRIAPRIKEIVLMGGGFFEGGNVTPSAEFNIYVDPHAADVVFRSGVPIVVMPLDVTHKALTTTKRIDAFRKLGTKVGLATAQMLEFFERYDEGKYGTDGGPLHDPCVIAYLIKPELFQGRFVNVTVETSSELTMGMTVIDWWGVTKRPKNATVMRDIDHDGFFALLVERLGRL; encoded by the coding sequence ATGCCCGAACCGCGCAAGATCATCATCGACACCGACCCCGGTCAGGACGATGCCGTCGCCATATTGCTGGCGCTCGGAAGCCCCGAGCTCGAAATCCTGGGAATCACCGCTGTTGCCGGCAATGTTCCGCTGAAGCTGACCGAGACCAATGCCCGCAAGATCTGCGAACTGGCCGGCCGTCCCGACATCAAGGTTTTTTCCGGCGCCATCCGCCCGCTGATGCGCGAACTGGTCACCGCCGAGGAAGTGCACGGCAAGACCGGCCTCAATGGCCCCGAGCTGCCCGAGCCCCAGATGAAGCTGCAGGAGCAGCACGCCGTCGACTATCTGGTCGAGACGCTGATGCGCGAAGAGGCCGGCACCATCACGCTGTGCCCGCTCGGCCCGCTGACCAACATTGCACTCGCCATGATCCGTGAGCCGCGCATTGCCCCGCGCATCAAGGAAATCGTGCTGATGGGTGGCGGCTTCTTCGAGGGTGGCAATGTTACGCCGTCGGCCGAGTTCAACATCTATGTCGACCCGCATGCGGCCGACGTGGTGTTCCGCTCGGGCGTGCCGATCGTGGTTATGCCGCTCGACGTCACCCACAAGGCGCTGACCACCACCAAGCGCATCGACGCCTTCCGCAAGCTTGGCACCAAGGTTGGCCTCGCCACCGCCCAGATGCTGGAGTTCTTCGAGCGCTACGACGAAGGCAAGTATGGCACCGACGGCGGTCCGCTGCACGATCCGTGCGTCATTGCTTACCTTATCAAGCCCGAGCTGTTCCAGGGCCGCTTCGTCAACGTCACCGTCGAGACGTCGTCGGAGCTGACCATGGGCATGACCGTGATCGACTGGTGGGGCGTCACCAAGCGCCCGAAGAACGCCACCGTCATGCGCGACATCGACCATGACGGTTTCTTCGCGCTTCTGGTCGAGCGTCTCGGTCGGCTCTGA
- a CDS encoding Hsp20 family protein, which yields MSRMTPFSSPLLLGFDTMEKTLERLAKTGDSYPPYNIERIRSADERGERLRITLAVAGFAENDLDVTVEENQLIVRGRQSDDKEREFLHRGIASRQFQRCFVLADGMRVIAAELKNGLLSVDLDRPEAERLVRKINISVAE from the coding sequence ATGAGCCGCATGACGCCCTTTTCGAGCCCGCTTCTTCTGGGTTTCGATACGATGGAAAAGACGCTGGAGCGCCTTGCCAAGACGGGCGACAGCTATCCCCCCTACAACATCGAACGCATCAGAAGCGCGGATGAGCGGGGCGAAAGGCTGCGGATCACTCTGGCGGTGGCCGGCTTTGCCGAAAACGATCTCGATGTCACCGTCGAAGAGAACCAGCTCATTGTTCGTGGTCGACAGAGCGACGACAAGGAGCGCGAATTCCTGCATCGCGGCATCGCCTCACGGCAGTTCCAACGCTGCTTCGTGCTGGCAGACGGGATGCGGGTGATCGCGGCCGAACTGAAGAACGGACTGCTCTCGGTCGATCTCGACCGGCCGGAAGCAGAAAGGCTGGTACGGAAAATAAACATATCGGTAGCAGAATAG
- a CDS encoding transglutaminase-like cysteine peptidase encodes MKRYIALAALLTSFATTFAAEAGTSMTTTGSAFAPPAFYPFCSSNPRLCSTKGGQKVVDLAPERKAELQQVNRSVNSRVSERSDMSTVGKEDDWRMAGATGDCEDIAILKKHELMKRGWPASALLITVARYRGDGHTVLTVRTSEGDLILDNLTSSVRDWSNTPYKYFARQAQGNGGRWERIGGAKPVPETAARR; translated from the coding sequence GTGAAACGCTACATCGCGCTAGCCGCGCTTTTGACTTCGTTTGCCACCACCTTCGCCGCCGAGGCCGGAACATCCATGACGACAACCGGAAGCGCCTTCGCGCCGCCGGCCTTCTACCCATTCTGCAGCAGCAACCCACGCCTTTGCAGCACCAAGGGCGGCCAGAAAGTTGTCGACCTCGCACCAGAGCGGAAGGCTGAACTTCAGCAGGTCAACCGGTCGGTGAATTCGCGTGTGTCGGAACGAAGCGACATGTCCACGGTCGGCAAGGAAGACGACTGGCGCATGGCCGGCGCCACAGGCGATTGCGAGGACATTGCCATCCTCAAGAAGCACGAGCTTATGAAGCGCGGCTGGCCGGCGTCGGCGCTGCTGATCACCGTGGCCCGCTACCGGGGCGACGGTCATACGGTGCTGACCGTGCGCACCAGCGAAGGCGATCTGATCCTCGACAACCTGACCAGCTCGGTGCGCGACTGGTCGAACACACCTTACAAATATTTCGCCCGCCAGGCCCAGGGCAATGGCGGACGCTGGGAACGCATCGGCGGCGCCAAGCCGGTGCCGGAGACGGCGGCTCGCCGCTGA
- the ptsN gene encoding PTS IIA-like nitrogen regulatory protein PtsN — protein MDLSDLIEVPAIMPALKANSKKQLLQLLAERAATISGIPEREVFDTILQRERLGSTGVGNGIAIPHGKLAGVKRITGVFARLETPVDFEALDDQPVDLVFLLLAPEGAGADHLKALSRIARVLRDADTVAKIRGTRDAAAIHALLSETPASHAA, from the coding sequence ATGGATCTGAGTGATCTGATCGAGGTACCGGCAATCATGCCGGCCTTGAAGGCGAACTCCAAGAAGCAACTGCTTCAGCTTCTCGCCGAAAGGGCCGCTACGATTTCCGGCATCCCCGAGCGGGAGGTGTTCGACACCATCCTACAGCGCGAGCGCCTCGGCTCGACTGGTGTCGGCAACGGAATTGCCATCCCGCATGGAAAGCTCGCAGGGGTAAAGCGGATTACCGGTGTCTTCGCGCGGTTGGAAACGCCTGTCGATTTCGAAGCGCTCGACGACCAGCCGGTCGATCTCGTCTTTCTGCTTCTGGCGCCCGAAGGGGCGGGCGCCGATCACCTGAAGGCGCTGTCGCGCATCGCCCGCGTTCTGCGCGATGCCGATACCGTGGCCAAGATCAGGGGCACGCGCGATGCAGCTGCAATCCATGCGCTGCTGTCCGAAACGCCGGCCTCGCACGCGGCCTGA
- a CDS encoding GNAT family N-acetyltransferase codes for MTAFSLSDIPVIETERTILRPHRLADFDAYAEMWADPVVTRFIAKPRTREESWQRFLRHAGSWSLIGYGFWAVEDKASGRFVGEAGFHDLKRDLVPSIEGLPEAGWGFAADMHGKGLASEVVGGFVKWADGRFPRTVCIIDPNNGASLRVAEKNGYREYARTTYHGEPTIMLERHG; via the coding sequence ATGACCGCCTTTTCCCTTTCAGATATCCCTGTCATCGAAACCGAGCGGACGATACTCAGGCCGCACCGGCTCGCGGATTTCGATGCCTACGCGGAAATGTGGGCCGACCCTGTCGTCACCCGTTTCATTGCCAAGCCGCGCACGCGCGAGGAAAGTTGGCAGCGCTTTCTGCGTCATGCCGGTTCGTGGTCGCTGATCGGCTACGGCTTCTGGGCGGTCGAGGACAAGGCTTCTGGCCGCTTCGTCGGCGAGGCCGGCTTTCACGATCTCAAGCGCGATCTCGTGCCGTCGATCGAAGGCCTGCCGGAAGCCGGCTGGGGTTTCGCCGCCGACATGCACGGCAAGGGGCTGGCGAGTGAAGTCGTCGGCGGGTTCGTCAAATGGGCTGACGGCCGTTTCCCGCGCACCGTCTGCATCATCGATCCGAACAATGGCGCGTCGCTGCGTGTGGCAGAGAAGAACGGCTACCGCGAATACGCCCGCACCACCTATCACGGCGAGCCGACGATCATGCTCGAGCGCCACGGCTGA
- a CDS encoding DUF1150 family protein → MPNTVQRLIMTTGELAHLGEGSVAYLRKVNSDDLRGRFPGLTEIDPGLELWALFAATGEPILLSDARDRALAGAMENDLTTVAIH, encoded by the coding sequence ATGCCAAATACTGTCCAGAGACTCATCATGACCACGGGCGAACTCGCCCATCTCGGCGAAGGCTCCGTCGCCTATCTCAGAAAGGTCAACAGCGACGATCTGCGCGGCCGTTTCCCCGGCCTGACGGAGATCGATCCCGGCCTTGAGCTGTGGGCGCTGTTTGCCGCGACCGGTGAACCGATCCTGTTGTCTGATGCCCGTGACCGCGCGCTTGCGGGCGCGATGGAAAACGATCTGACCACCGTCGCCATCCACTAG
- a CDS encoding LysE family translocator, with protein sequence MSLELYVAYVVACIVIVLIPGPTVTLIIASSIRHGTRAGLANAAGTQIGVAAMIAIVGIGLNQMIEAMGHWFEWVRLLGAAYLIWLGIQMFRSGGELAADGLPKRPRGGFFLQGFLVAISNPKTLIFFGAFIPQFIDPSANYAQQIVIMGITAMVFAAMSDSAYAIAAGRAGKFLSAKRLKLMTRISGTFLVGGGVWLAFSRTR encoded by the coding sequence ATGTCGCTCGAACTCTACGTCGCCTATGTCGTCGCCTGCATCGTCATCGTGCTGATACCGGGACCGACCGTCACGCTGATCATCGCCTCGAGCATCAGGCATGGCACGCGCGCCGGGCTGGCCAACGCCGCTGGCACGCAGATCGGCGTGGCGGCAATGATCGCCATCGTCGGCATCGGCCTCAACCAGATGATCGAGGCGATGGGCCACTGGTTCGAATGGGTCAGGCTTCTGGGCGCGGCTTACCTGATCTGGCTCGGCATCCAGATGTTCCGCTCGGGCGGCGAGCTCGCCGCCGACGGATTGCCAAAGCGGCCGCGCGGCGGCTTCTTCCTGCAGGGCTTCCTGGTTGCCATCTCCAATCCCAAGACGCTGATCTTCTTCGGCGCCTTCATTCCGCAATTCATCGACCCGAGCGCCAACTACGCGCAGCAGATCGTCATCATGGGCATCACCGCGATGGTCTTCGCCGCCATGTCGGACTCGGCTTACGCGATCGCCGCCGGCCGCGCCGGCAAGTTCCTGTCGGCCAAGCGCCTCAAGCTGATGACCCGCATATCGGGCACGTTCCTTGTCGGCGGCGGCGTGTGGCTGGCATTTTCGAGGACACGATAA
- a CDS encoding HlyD family type I secretion periplasmic adaptor subunit yields the protein MITREDRPPLFASAAVLIVGALFVAFVIWASVAEVDEIARGEGKVIPASKTQIVQASEPGVVQEIAVKVGQIVKKDDLIVRLDDTLNESSLGEQQAKARTLRARIARLKQEQEGRIAEPLMCPDELVKTAPQICENEQKLLVARRQNFDTKLSVLKSRLDQREKELNEAKVNVTRLTDSLTVSDREAELVTSMVKRKLMAQTEQIRVDREQTEIRGQLNLAQETIKRTEAAIGEAKLQVDEFGLQLQQEALDELTQALAELSVVDETIRGATDRVARTDIRSPVDGIVNTLDVNTLGAFVQPGTVVAGIVPTSDTLLVEARVSPRDVAFIRPEQHALIKVSAYDFSIFGGLAGKVQNITADSLVDQNTGEPYYQVLVSTDRSELEKDGKSYSIIPGMISTVDIITGRKTILSYLLKPINKARNEALRER from the coding sequence ATGATTACCAGGGAAGACCGGCCACCGTTGTTTGCATCGGCCGCGGTGCTGATCGTGGGCGCGCTATTTGTCGCCTTCGTGATCTGGGCGTCGGTCGCCGAGGTCGACGAGATCGCGCGCGGCGAAGGCAAGGTCATTCCCGCCTCGAAGACCCAGATCGTGCAGGCGAGCGAACCCGGCGTGGTGCAGGAGATCGCCGTCAAAGTCGGCCAGATCGTCAAGAAGGACGATCTCATCGTTAGGCTCGACGACACGCTGAACGAGTCCAGCCTTGGCGAGCAACAGGCGAAAGCGAGGACGCTGCGCGCCCGCATCGCCCGCCTCAAGCAGGAGCAGGAAGGCCGGATTGCCGAGCCGCTGATGTGCCCGGACGAGTTGGTCAAAACAGCACCGCAGATCTGCGAGAACGAGCAGAAGCTTCTGGTGGCGCGGCGACAGAATTTCGACACCAAGCTTTCGGTGCTGAAGTCGCGCCTCGACCAGCGCGAGAAGGAACTCAACGAAGCCAAGGTCAACGTGACCCGGCTGACCGACAGTCTCACCGTCAGCGACAGGGAGGCCGAGCTCGTCACCTCCATGGTCAAGCGCAAGTTGATGGCCCAGACCGAGCAGATCCGCGTCGACCGCGAGCAGACTGAAATCAGGGGCCAGCTCAACCTTGCCCAGGAAACGATCAAGCGCACCGAGGCCGCGATTGGCGAAGCCAAGCTTCAGGTGGACGAGTTCGGACTGCAGTTGCAGCAGGAGGCGCTGGACGAACTGACTCAGGCGTTGGCCGAGCTTTCGGTCGTGGACGAGACCATCCGCGGTGCTACCGACCGCGTCGCGCGTACCGATATCCGCTCGCCCGTCGACGGCATTGTCAACACGCTCGACGTCAACACGCTCGGCGCCTTCGTGCAACCGGGCACCGTCGTCGCCGGCATCGTGCCAACATCGGACACGCTGCTGGTGGAGGCCCGCGTTTCACCGCGCGATGTTGCCTTCATTCGCCCCGAACAGCACGCGCTGATCAAAGTCTCGGCCTACGACTTCTCGATCTTCGGCGGCCTTGCCGGCAAGGTTCAGAATATCACCGCCGACAGCCTCGTCGACCAGAATACTGGAGAGCCCTACTATCAGGTGCTCGTCTCGACCGACCGCTCGGAGTTGGAGAAGGACGGCAAGTCGTATTCGATCATCCCCGGCATGATTTCGACGGTCGATATCATCACCGGCCGAAAGACCATTCTCAGCTACCTTCTCAAGCCGATCAACAAGGCACGAAACGAGGCGTTGCGTGAGCGATAG
- a CDS encoding DUF2214 family protein has product MTDLVLAIAHHLLAFALAGVIAAELVLIRPGLGGRALAILTRIDAAYGALAMLLIIIGASRVYFGLKGWEFYVYNPTFWAKMAAFALVGLLSIVPTIRILRWRAANAESYVVPDADVLRVRTFLKMEAVVFALIPVFAATMARGY; this is encoded by the coding sequence GTGACCGATCTCGTTCTAGCCATTGCCCATCATTTGCTCGCCTTTGCGCTGGCCGGCGTCATCGCGGCAGAGTTGGTCCTGATCCGGCCGGGGCTTGGCGGGCGGGCACTGGCCATATTGACCCGCATCGACGCAGCCTATGGCGCGCTTGCCATGCTCTTGATCATCATCGGCGCATCGCGGGTCTATTTTGGCCTCAAGGGATGGGAATTCTACGTCTACAACCCGACCTTCTGGGCCAAGATGGCCGCCTTCGCGCTGGTCGGGCTGCTGTCGATCGTGCCGACCATCCGCATCCTGCGCTGGCGGGCGGCGAACGCCGAAAGCTATGTCGTTCCGGACGCGGACGTTCTGCGCGTTCGCACTTTCCTCAAGATGGAGGCTGTGGTCTTCGCGCTGATCCCTGTCTTCGCGGCCACAATGGCGCGCGGCTACTGA
- the raiA gene encoding ribosome-associated translation inhibitor RaiA — translation MSLRISGKHMDIGDAFRTRIEGRIGEAIDKYFDRGFSGHVNVVKAGSRYTADCMVRLDSGMSLQATGEAQEPTAAFDVAADKLETRLRRYKRRLRSHSSGSGNGALTDVAYSVVAPLGDDEDEIPEDFAPAIVAESTVVLKTMSVASAVIELDTKDTPVVVFLNAGNEHLNIVYRRPDGNIGWIDPSTAKVGQG, via the coding sequence ATGAGCTTGCGTATTTCGGGAAAACATATGGATATCGGCGATGCGTTTCGTACGCGCATCGAAGGTCGTATCGGCGAAGCGATCGATAAATATTTCGATCGTGGATTCTCCGGACACGTCAATGTGGTGAAGGCCGGGTCTCGCTACACCGCTGACTGCATGGTGCGGTTGGATTCGGGCATGTCGCTGCAGGCGACCGGAGAGGCCCAGGAACCGACCGCCGCATTCGATGTGGCGGCCGACAAGCTCGAAACCCGCCTGCGGCGCTACAAGCGCAGGCTCAGGTCGCATAGCTCGGGGAGCGGCAACGGTGCCTTGACGGACGTTGCCTATTCGGTGGTCGCGCCGCTCGGCGACGACGAGGACGAAATCCCTGAGGACTTCGCACCCGCAATCGTCGCAGAATCGACGGTGGTTCTGAAAACCATGTCGGTGGCCTCGGCTGTCATCGAACTCGACACCAAGGACACCCCGGTCGTGGTGTTCCTCAATGCTGGCAACGAACATCTCAACATCGTCTACCGCCGGCCGGATGGAAACATCGGCTGGATAGATCCCTCGACCGCTAAGGTCGGCCAGGGATAG
- a CDS encoding bifunctional helix-turn-helix domain-containing protein/methylated-DNA--[protein]-cysteine S-methyltransferase produces MNAQTKIMPVATLQKDITPTGSEYETVRRVIEKISLDYREQPSLEALADEVGETPTSLQKLFSRWAGLSPKAFLQAVTLDHARRLLDDGMPLLETSFELGMSGPGRLHDLFVTHEAMSPGDYKTRGAGLTIRYGFHISPFGVALIMVTDRGLAGLSFNDAGEERAAFADMAGRWPNATYVEDMSATAPYAARIFEPSQWRADQPLRVVMIGSDFQLRVWEALLKIPMGRACSYQAIAKDIGQPTASRAVGAAVGANPLSFVVPCHRALGKSGALTGYHWGLTRKRAILGWEAGKVAR; encoded by the coding sequence ATGAACGCCCAGACAAAGATCATGCCTGTCGCCACATTGCAAAAAGACATCACACCCACCGGCTCGGAATATGAGACCGTCCGGCGGGTGATCGAGAAGATCAGCCTCGACTATCGCGAGCAGCCATCGCTGGAAGCGCTCGCCGACGAAGTCGGGGAGACGCCGACCTCGCTGCAGAAGCTGTTCAGCCGGTGGGCCGGACTTTCGCCGAAGGCCTTCCTGCAGGCCGTGACGCTCGACCATGCGCGCCGATTGCTCGACGACGGCATGCCGTTGCTGGAGACGTCGTTCGAACTCGGCATGTCCGGGCCAGGCCGGCTGCACGACCTGTTCGTGACGCATGAGGCGATGTCGCCCGGCGACTACAAGACACGCGGCGCCGGCCTGACCATCCGCTATGGTTTCCACATCTCGCCCTTCGGTGTGGCGCTGATCATGGTGACCGATCGCGGCCTCGCAGGCCTGTCGTTCAACGATGCCGGCGAAGAGCGTGCGGCCTTCGCCGACATGGCTGGCCGGTGGCCGAACGCCACCTATGTCGAGGACATGAGTGCGACCGCGCCCTATGCCGCACGCATCTTCGAGCCGAGCCAGTGGCGCGCCGACCAGCCGCTCCGTGTGGTGATGATCGGTTCGGACTTCCAGCTGCGCGTCTGGGAAGCGCTGCTCAAGATCCCGATGGGGCGAGCCTGCAGCTATCAGGCCATCGCCAAGGACATCGGCCAACCCACGGCGAGCCGCGCGGTGGGCGCAGCAGTGGGCGCCAACCCGTTGTCCTTCGTGGTGCCCTGCCATCGCGCGCTGGGCAAATCAGGGGCGCTCACCGGCTATCACTGGGGCCTGACGCGCAAGCGCGCCATCCTCGGTTGGGAGGCCGGCAAGGTCGCGCGATGA
- a CDS encoding ribokinase, protein MITVVGSINLDLIATVGRLPGPGETVPGGDFKSAPGGKGANQALAAARAGAPVRMVGAVGKDAFAGEALAYLRDGGVDLGGVAEMHAATGIALILVGGDGENMIAVVPGANGTVVPGDLDKAKFAKGDIVLLQHEIPLSTVDAAIGAARQAGAITLLNTAPFRAEAAGFVGKANYVVANETEFDLYAEALALPAGERPERMSEFARRTGAALIVTLGGEGVLATKDGGIIHVDALKITPVDTVGAGDTFCGYLAAGLSAGLGLEDALKRAAAAGSLACLKPGAQPSIPLASEVDTALRG, encoded by the coding sequence GTGATCACCGTTGTCGGATCCATCAACCTCGACCTCATCGCCACCGTCGGCCGCCTGCCCGGACCGGGCGAGACCGTGCCCGGCGGCGACTTCAAGTCGGCCCCGGGCGGAAAGGGTGCCAACCAGGCGCTCGCCGCCGCCCGTGCCGGCGCCCCGGTCCGCATGGTGGGTGCAGTCGGCAAGGATGCATTCGCCGGCGAAGCGCTCGCATATCTCAGGGATGGCGGCGTCGATCTCGGCGGCGTGGCCGAGATGCATGCGGCGACCGGCATCGCCCTGATCCTGGTCGGCGGCGACGGCGAGAACATGATCGCCGTGGTGCCCGGCGCCAACGGCACGGTCGTGCCGGGAGACCTCGACAAGGCCAAGTTCGCCAAGGGTGACATCGTGCTGCTGCAGCACGAGATTCCGTTGTCGACGGTCGACGCAGCGATCGGCGCGGCGCGTCAGGCCGGCGCGATCACCCTGCTCAACACGGCGCCTTTCCGCGCCGAAGCCGCGGGCTTTGTCGGCAAGGCCAACTATGTCGTCGCCAACGAAACCGAATTCGACCTTTATGCCGAAGCGCTGGCCCTGCCGGCCGGCGAACGCCCGGAGCGCATGAGCGAATTTGCCCGCCGCACCGGCGCCGCCCTCATCGTCACGCTCGGCGGCGAAGGCGTGCTGGCAACCAAGGACGGCGGCATCATTCATGTCGACGCACTCAAGATCACCCCTGTCGACACCGTCGGCGCCGGCGACACCTTCTGCGGCTATCTCGCAGCCGGACTTTCCGCCGGGCTTGGCCTTGAGGATGCGCTCAAGCGCGCCGCTGCTGCCGGCTCGCTGGCCTGCCTGAAGCCAGGCGCGCAGCCCTCGATCCCTCTGGCAAGCGAAGTGGACACGGCACTCAGGGGTTGA
- a CDS encoding YdeI/OmpD-associated family protein — protein MAISCSMALIRDLNPMPDWIRSELVSRGVFEAYEARPAYQRNDYLGWITKAKLEVTRRKRLDQMLDELKRGGVYMRMAWNG, from the coding sequence TTGGCCATTTCATGCTCCATGGCCCTTATCCGCGATCTCAACCCTATGCCCGACTGGATCCGCAGCGAACTCGTTTCGCGTGGGGTGTTCGAGGCTTACGAGGCGCGGCCGGCCTACCAACGAAACGACTATCTTGGCTGGATAACTAAGGCCAAGCTCGAGGTCACCCGCCGCAAGCGTCTCGACCAGATGCTCGACGAACTCAAGCGTGGCGGCGTCTACATGCGCATGGCGTGGAACGGATAA
- a CDS encoding DUF2244 domain-containing protein yields MSETNATFAADEPFFKALLVPYRSMGHTGFMILMGALMFGWVVTGIVFLSNGAWPIFGFFGLDVIGLYIAFRLNYRAARTREEVSVSRTSLDIRKTAPSGQSEQFHFNPFWTRFAISRHEEIGITGMAVVSRENSVSLGSFLNPDDRESFAKAFSRALATAKTR; encoded by the coding sequence ATGAGCGAAACAAACGCCACCTTCGCCGCCGACGAGCCATTCTTCAAGGCTCTGCTTGTGCCATACAGGTCGATGGGCCACACCGGGTTCATGATCCTGATGGGCGCGCTGATGTTCGGCTGGGTCGTCACCGGCATCGTCTTCCTAAGCAACGGCGCATGGCCGATCTTCGGCTTCTTCGGCCTCGACGTCATCGGCCTCTACATAGCCTTCCGGCTCAACTATCGCGCCGCCCGAACACGCGAAGAGGTCAGCGTCTCTCGCACCAGCCTCGACATCCGCAAGACCGCCCCTTCGGGCCAGTCCGAGCAGTTCCACTTCAATCCGTTCTGGACCCGGTTCGCCATCTCCCGCCACGAAGAGATCGGCATCACCGGCATGGCGGTCGTGTCGCGCGAGAACAGCGTGTCGCTGGGCAGCTTCCTCAATCCCGATGATCGCGAAAGCTTTGCCAAGGCTTTTTCGCGTGCACTGGCGACGGCAAAGACCCGCTGA
- a CDS encoding ribbon-helix-helix domain-containing protein, with protein MSDSATAPDSLRLNVFTPDDLATDFRVVVRQGTRRGIRLERLFWTTLKQLAEHNHLTIGEMVEEIAQANGDTSNLASAIRVACLRWMADQSSALAKLASLRTINAILGACPAPAFALSSGKKILTFNPAFQHLVRRQLPVGFGEDTHRDLRLSLDLNVTDIFARLDANDGVPIASGFVIGAAERRYRGQLNIVRAPIKVPELLLSFVVNA; from the coding sequence GTGAGCGATAGTGCCACAGCACCTGATAGCCTCAGGCTCAATGTGTTCACGCCGGACGATCTGGCGACCGACTTCCGTGTTGTCGTGCGCCAGGGAACGCGGCGCGGCATCCGTCTCGAACGCCTGTTCTGGACGACGCTGAAGCAGCTTGCCGAACACAATCATCTCACGATCGGCGAGATGGTGGAGGAGATCGCCCAGGCCAATGGCGACACCAGCAATCTCGCATCGGCCATCCGCGTCGCCTGCCTGCGCTGGATGGCAGACCAGAGCAGCGCACTTGCCAAGCTGGCTTCGCTGCGAACGATCAATGCCATCCTCGGCGCATGCCCCGCGCCCGCTTTCGCGTTGTCTTCGGGCAAGAAGATCCTGACGTTCAATCCTGCCTTCCAACATCTGGTGCGGCGGCAGCTGCCGGTAGGTTTCGGCGAAGACACGCATCGCGACCTCAGGCTGTCACTCGATCTCAACGTCACCGATATCTTTGCCCGACTTGACGCCAATGACGGCGTCCCGATCGCCAGCGGTTTCGTCATAGGTGCAGCCGAGCGGCGCTATCGCGGTCAGCTCAACATCGTCCGCGCCCCGATAAAGGTACCGGAACTGCTGCTATCGTTTGTGGTGAATGCCTGA